A region of Dioscorea cayenensis subsp. rotundata cultivar TDr96_F1 chromosome 5, TDr96_F1_v2_PseudoChromosome.rev07_lg8_w22 25.fasta, whole genome shotgun sequence DNA encodes the following proteins:
- the LOC120262316 gene encoding putative protease Do-like 14 encodes MRRFFAKTRASAALLAVAAAAAGAGPALSDESPSRTSSTTISISTPLRWWMMQRMNLVPQELAFPSLGGLSLINHSVASATPPTDFNEEVSGSKGDDSRCCPWCLGRNSIAVAAEAAASAVVNISVTQSINGMMIAKGIGSGTIIDPDGTILTCAHIVLDFLNQRSITTGKVEVTLRDGRKFDGVVVNADFHSDIAVVKITSKTPLAAAKLGLSKRLRPGDWVVALGCPLSLQNTITAGIVSSVDRKSSDLGLLGVEREYLQTDCAINQGNSGGPLVNLDGEVIGINIMKVANADGLSFAVPIDSAAKIMEQFKKNGRVVRPWLGVKLLDLTEKNITHLKEKDGSFPDVRNGVLVVVVTPGSPADQAGFSPGDIIIEFNGKPVGSIKEIIDVMGDKVGTPFTVLVKRANNKLVSLHVTPAEMKPDR; translated from the exons ATGAGACGCTTCTTCGCTAAGACCCGCGCCTCTGCTGCACTCCTCGCCGTCGCGGCCGCCGCTGCCGGAGCCGGACCCGCCTTATCCGATGAATCCCCCTCTCGCACTTCCT CGACGACCATTTCGATTTCAACGCCGCTTCGCTGGTGGATGATGCAGCGGATGAATCTTGTTCCTCAAGAACTCGCTTTTCCATCTCTCGGAG GGTTATCTCTGATAAACCATTCTGTAGCTAGTGCAACTCCACCTACTGATTTCAATGAAGAGGTTTCTGGGAGCAAGGGAGATGATTCGAGGTGCTGCCCTTGGTGCTTGGGCAGGAATTCGATTGCTGTTGCTGCCGAGGCCGCAGCATCTGCTGTTGTTAACATCTCGGTTACCCAGA GTATTAATGGAATGATGATTGCAAAGGGCATAGGATCAGGGACTATCATTGATCCTGATGGAACTATATTGACCTGTGCTCATATTGTCTTGGATTTCCTAAACCAGAGATCAATTACTACAGGAAAG GTTGAGGTAACTTTACGGGATGGTCGAAAATTTGATGGTGTTGTTGTCAATGCTGATTTTCATTCAGACATCGCAGTTGTGAAGATTACATCTAAAACTCCTTTAGCAGCGGCAAAACTTGGGTTGTCGAAAAGGCTACGCCCAGGAGATTGGGTGGTTGCCTTAGGTTGCCCACTTTCTCTGCAAAATACTATTACTGCCGGCATAGTAAG CTCTGTTGATAGAAAGAGCAGTGACTTGGGGCTGCTAGGTGTTGAAAGGGAGTATTTGCAGACTGATTGTGCAATCAATCAg GGCAACTCTGGTGGACCACTTGTGAATCTTGATGGAGAGGTTATTGGTATAAATATTATGAAGGTTGCAAATGCTGATGGATTGAGCTTTGCTGTGCCAATTGACTCAGCTGCAAAAATAATGGAGCAGTTCAAGAAGAATGG AAGAGTAGTCCGACCTTGGCTTGGAGTGAAGCTCCTTGATCTTACTGAGAAGAACATCACTCATCTTAAAGAAAAAGATGGCTCTTTTCCTGATGTTAGAAATGGAGTGCTTGTGGTTGTG GTAACTCCAGGATCCCCAGCTGATCAAGCTGGGTTTTCCCCAGGTGATATCATCATCGAATTCAATGGGAAGCCTGTTGGAAGCATCAAAGAG ATCATTGATGTCATGGGGGACAAGGTCGGGACACCATTTACGGTTCTCGTTAAGAGGGCAAACAACAAACTGGTCTCTCTGCACGTCACACCGGCAGAGATGAAACCTGATAGATga
- the LOC120260465 gene encoding MLO-like protein 1: protein MAGGETEGLSLQNTPTWIVALVCSVIVIISLFVERLLHYLGKFLKKKNQKPLFDALLKVKEELMLLGFISLLLVVFQGALQKICVSGDILKHMLPCKRNTETVSEHFVVGGRRSLLSSGGADSDYCVKKGKFPLLSVEAIHDLHIFIFVLAITHVVFSVITMLLGSMKIRQWKKWEDSIQTNNTGSSGQGITHVHQLEFVRKRFRRFGVDWPILTWVHSFFKQFFGSLTKSDYETMRLGFIMTHCKGNPKFNFHKYMVRALEADFKKVVGISWYLWIFVIVFMLLNVHGWHAYFWLSFVPLIVLLAVGTKLEQVISQLAQEVAEKHSAIEGDLVVSPSDDHFWFHRPQIILLLIHFILFQNAFEVAFFFWILTTFSFNSCIMGSIGYVIPRLVIVVFVQLVCSYSTLPLYAIVSHMGTSFKKSIFDENVQEGLAGWAKKAKRKKGHSTENTVSNRGGSTTNGGSTINGSPTSVMLHNMVSHHDPSFMEEGRQLEEEQRA from the exons ATGGCCGGAGGAGAAACAGAAGGACTTTCTTTACAGAACACTCCGACATGGATCGTCGCCCTTGTTTGTTCAGTTATCGTCATAATCTCGCTCTTCGTTGAGCGTCTTCTTCACTATCTTGGAAAG tttttgaagaagaagaaccagaaACCATTGTTCGATGCATTGTTGAAGGTGAAAGAGGAGTTGATGCTTCTCGGATTCATTTCTTTGTTGCTTGTTGTGTTTCAAGGGGCTCTTCAGAAAATTTGCGTCTCTGGTGACATTCTAAAGCATATGCTCCCTTGCAAGAGGAATACGGAAACAGTGTCAGAGCATTTTGTCGTTGGTGGCCGGAGAAGTTTACTATCGAGTGGTGGCGCTGATTCGGACTATTGTGTTAAAAAG GGGAAATTTCCATTGCTTTCAGTCGAAGCAATTCATGATCTTCACATCTTTATCTTTGTATTGGCGATTACTCATGTCGTCTTCAGTGTGATCACTATGCTTTTAGGAAGTATGAAG ATTCGTCAGTGGAAAAAATGGGAGGATTCGATTCAGACAAATAATACAGGGAGCAGTG GTCAGGGTATCACTCATGTTCACCAGCTCGAGTTTGTTCGAAAGCGATTTAGACGATTCGGGGTTGACTGGCCGATACTAACTTGGGTG CATTCCtttttcaaacaattttttgGGTCTCTCACCAAATCAGACTATGAAACCATGAGACTTGGTTTCATCATG ACACATTGCAAAggaaatccaaaatttaattttcacaaatacatGGTGCGAGCTCTAGAAGCTGACTTCAAGAAAGTTGTCGGCATAAG TTGGTATCTCTGGATCTTTGTGATTGTTTTCATGTTGCTGAATGTTCACG GTTGGCATGCATATTTTTGGCTCTCTTTCGTTCCTTTGATT GTCCTTCTTGCTGTGGGTACTAAATTGGAGCAGGTGATCTCTCAATTGGCTCAAGAAGTTGCTGAAAAACATTCGGCAATTGAAGGGGATCTGGTTGTGAGCCCTTCCGACGACCATTTCTGGTTTCACAGACCCCAAATTATACTGTTATTGATACATTTCATCCTCTTCCAAAATGCATTTGAGGTTGCATTCTTTTTCTGGATACTG ACAACATTTAGCTTCAATTCATGCATCATGGGATCAATCGGTTATGTTATCCCAAGGCTCGTAATTGT TGTGTTCGTTCAGCTCGTCTGCAGTTACAGTACCTTGCCACTCTACGCCATCGTCTCTCAT ATGGGGACCTCGTTTAAGAAGTCTATATTCGATGAGAATGTTCAAGAGGGGCTCGCCGGATGGGCTAAAAAGGCAAAGAGGAAGAAGGGGCATTCAACAGAGAATACCGTTTCGAACCGTGGTGGTTCGACAACTAATGGTGGTTCGACAATTAATGGATCTCCTACAAGTGTCATGTTGCACAACATGGTCAGTCATCATGATCCTTCTTTCATGGAAGAGGGAAGGCAACTTGAAGAAGAACAGAGAGCATGA